Proteins from one Gorilla gorilla gorilla isolate KB3781 chromosome 11, NHGRI_mGorGor1-v2.1_pri, whole genome shotgun sequence genomic window:
- the LOC101146232 gene encoding LOW QUALITY PROTEIN: UDP-glucuronosyltransferase 1A10 (The sequence of the model RefSeq protein was modified relative to this genomic sequence to represent the inferred CDS: inserted 1 base in 1 codon), protein MARAGWTSPVPLCVCLLLTCGFAEAGKLLVVPMDGSHWFTMQSVVEKLILRGHEVVVVMPEVSWQLERSLNCTVKTYSTSYTLEDQNREFMVFAHAQWKAQAQSIFSLLMSSSSDFLDLFFSHCRSLFNDRKLVEYLKERSFDAVFLDPFDTCGLIVAKYFSLPSVVFTRGIFCHHLEEGAQCPAPLSYVPNDLLGFSDAMTFKERVWNHIVHLEDHLFCQYLFRNALEIASEILQTPVTAYDLYSHTSIWLLRTDFVLDYPKPVMPNMIFIGGINCHQGKPVPKVSYLPFSTLRIXLALEIKKGFLTEL, encoded by the exons ATGGCTCGCGCAGGGTGGACCAGCCCCGTTCCTTTATGTGTGTGTCTACTGCTGACCTGTGGCTTTGCCGAGGCAGGGAAGCTGCTGGTAGTGCCCATGGATGGGAGTCACTGGTTCACCATGCAGTCGGTGGTGGAGAAACTTATCCTCAGGGGGCATGAGGTGGTTGTAGTTATGCCAGAGGTGAGTTGGCAACTGGAAAGATCACTGAATTGCACAGTGAAGACTTACTCAACCTCGTACACTCTGGAAGATCAGAACCGGGAATTCATGGTTTTCGCCCATGCTCAGTGGAAAGCACAGGCACAAAGTATATTTTCTCTATTAATGAGTTCATCCAGTGATTTTCTTGACTTATTTTTTTCGCATTGCAGGAGTTTGTTTAATGACCGAAAATTAGTAGAATACTTAAAGGAGCGTTCTTTTGATGCAGTGTTTCTGGATCCTTTTGATACCTGTGGCTTAATTGTTGCCAAATATTTCTCCCTCCCCTCTGTGGTCTTCACCAGGGGAATATTTTGCCACCATCTTGAAGAAGGTGCACAGTGCCCTGCTCCTCTTTCCTATGTCCCCAATGATCTCTTAGGGTTCTCAGATGCCATGACTTTCAAGGAGAGAGTATGGAACCACATCGTGCACTTGGAGGACCATTTATTTTGCCAGTATCTTTTTAGAAATGCCCTAGAAATAGCCTCTGAAATTCTCCAAACCCCTGTCACGGCATATGATCTCTACAGTCACACATCAATTTGGTTGTTGCGAACGGACTTTGTTTTGGACTATCCCAAACCCGTGATGCCCAACATGATCTTCATTGGTGGTATCAACTGCCATCAGGGAAAGCCAGTGCCTAAGGTAAGTTATCTCCCCTTTAGCACATTAAGAA ATCTggctttggaaattaaaaaaggaTTCCTTACTGAATTGTGA